The following are from one region of the Nerophis ophidion isolate RoL-2023_Sa linkage group LG20, RoL_Noph_v1.0, whole genome shotgun sequence genome:
- the LOC133539113 gene encoding POU domain, class 4, transcription factor 2-like, giving the protein MMMMSLSSKQPFAAMAHASLAEAKYSSLHSSASSSASSTLTSSASSSSSTPSSSCSSSRHSGSSIISTSSSEAMRRACLPNPPSNIFGGLDESLLARAEALAAVDIVSQSKNHHHHHHHHPPHHSPFKPDATYHTMNTLPCTSSSSSASSVPISHPSALGGHGHGHGHHHHHHHHHHQPHQALEGELLEHITPGLALGAMAGPDGSVVSTPAHPAHMAGMNHMHQAALNMAHAHGLSTHIGMSDVDADPRDLEAFAERFKQRRIKLGVTQADVGSALASLKIPGVGSLSQSTICRFESLTLSHNNMIALKPILQAWLEEAEKSHREKLNKPELFNGAEKKRKRTSIAAPEKRSLEAYFAIQPRPSSEKIAAIAEKLDLKKNVVRVWFCNQRQKQKRMKYSACV; this is encoded by the exons atgatgatgatgtctctGAGCAGCAAGCAGCCCTTCGCCGCCATGGCCCACGCCAGCCTGGCCGAAGCCAAGTACTCGTCGCTGCACTCCTCGGCCTCCTCCTCCGCCTCGTCCACGCTGACCTCCTcggcctcctcctcctcgtccacGCCGTCCTCCTCCTGCTCGTCTTCCCGCCACAGCGGCAGCAGCATCATCAGCACCAGCAGCTCGGAGGCGATGAGGCGAGCCTGCCTGCCCAACCCgccg AGCAATATATTCGGCGGCTTGGACGAGAGTCTGCTGGCCCGGGCAGAAGCTCTCGCCGCGGTGGATATCGTCTCGCAGAGCAagaaccaccaccaccaccaccaccaccacccgccGCACCACAGCCCCTTCAAGCCGGACGCCACCTACCACACCATGAACACGCTGCCGTGCACCTCCTCGTCGTCCTCCGCGTCCTCGGTGCCCATCTCGCACCCCTCCGCCCTGGGCGGCCACGGCCACGGCCACgggcaccaccaccaccaccaccaccaccaccaccagccGCACCAGGCGCTGGAGGGCGAGCTGCTGGAGCACATCACCCCGGGCCTGGCGCTGGGCGCCATGGCCGGGCCGGACGGCTCGGTGGTGTCCACGCCGGCGCACCCGGCGCACATGGCGGGCATGAACCACATGCACCAGGCGGCGCTCAACATGGCGCACGCCCACGGCCTCTCCACGCACATCGGCATGAGCGACGTGGACGCCGACCCGCGGGACTTGGAGGCCTTCGCCGAGCGCTTCAAGCAGCGGCGCATCAAGCTGGGGGTGACCCAGGCGGACGTGGGCTCGGCGCTGGCCAGCCTGAAGATCCCCGGCGTGGGCTCGCTCAGCCAGAGCACCATCTGCCGCTTCGAGTCGCTGACGCTGTCCCACAACAACATGATCGCCCTCAAGCCCATCCTGCAGGCCTGGCTGGAGGAGGCCGAGAAGTCCCACCGGGAGAAGCTCAACAAGCCCGAGCTCTTCAACGGCGCGGAGAAGAAGCGCAAGCGCACCTCCATCGCCGCGCCGGAGAAGCGCTCGCTGGAGGCCTACTTCGCCATCCAGCCGCGGCCCTCCTCCGAGAAGATCGCCGCCATCGCCGAGAAGCTGGACCTGAAAAAGAACGTGGTCCGCGTCTGGTTTTGCAACCAGCGGCAAAAACAAAAACGCATGAAGTACTCGGCCTGCGTTTGA